In Lolium rigidum isolate FL_2022 chromosome 3, APGP_CSIRO_Lrig_0.1, whole genome shotgun sequence, the genomic window ctcttaaaagaCTGAGTACCAAAGTACGACGCCTTGCATCATTATTTCGGGGAGCATAAGGTTGGATGCCTGACATATTAGACTGCATAATTGCAGGCTCAGATTTTCACCAAGCATACTGTCAAACCGGACAACCTATACCTTCTCGTGACACATTCGTCTAATAACTCGTGATACAAAAAGACGACACTCCTGAGTGGAGCAGCAAGCAGCAACACTGTGGCTTGTTGTTCGATTATTCAGTTCCCCAACCCAGAGAGAGTAGGGAGGAAAACCGTAACAAAGAAAACAAAATCTCTAGGTAAGGGGCCAAACCTATCGTCTGAGCGAGGAAATCCATAACAAAGAAAACACAATCTCTAGTTAATACCCAAGGCCAAGGGGCCAAACCTATCGTCTGACTTCCCTAGGGCCTCGTTCGGTTGTTCCCTTCCCCGAGGGGATTGGCCGGTTTTCACGGGGGTTAGCACGGAGGGGATGAAAACTCGGCGGAACCAAATTTGGGCGTTCGGTTATGCCCGGCCGGGCTTAATCCCTGGCCCAAAACCCGTCAAAACCATCAATTACATGGGGGTTAAAATAATCGTGTCTCCACCCGTGGATGAAATCCCGAGAGGCGACAGCGGAGAGACACAGCGCTGAACCAGTCGGGCAGATTGGGCGGCGACTTTGGTTGGAGCCGTCTCCGGCGTCGCCACCGTCGGCGACCTCTGCCGCCCTGGAGCCTAGTCCCCTGCATCGACCGGTTCGGCAGCAGCCCGTCCCTCCCCTGCATCCGGCGGCGGTCCGCCCTGCGAAGCTAGAACGTGATTGGCATTCGGTTCACGCAGTCGCCGGCGTGCTCGCCGTTCCCGCGGCTGTCGTCCACACCGAGCTCAGCGATGTTGTCCATCATGATCTACATTGTTCACTCGCTCACCCAACTGAAGCAATCGACCGGCATCGGCCAGAATCGCTGCCGCCATCGTCATCTTCTCCATCTCCGGCCCCGGGCGCCGTCGCATCGTGATTCGCGAGGGACGGGTCGGGCCATCGCTGGTGGTGTTGGCACTCTGCTGGAAGGGCACTGGGCTGTTGACGGAGCGACAGAGGAGGGGGACATGCGCCCGCTGCCCTGGATGGCGTCGCGGTCATGACGGCGAGCGAGACTAGCCTGGTCCAGCAGCCTTCCTTCCTACCATCCGAACGACAAAAGCAGGCAGGGGCTAGGTGGTATGGCAAGTTTTAATACCTGCAGGGATTTGGGTGTAGAGACGGGGTTCACCCGATTACACGGCGTATTAATTTCACTCGTGGATTACTTCCACTGCAACCGAACGAGGCTTAGGGTGTTCCCGTGTTGGGATCACACAATGCCTGTACATCTGTCTATCTCTACAATATGAGACACTACATATAATAGTTTGCTCCGTACTTATATTCAAGAGAGTGGGATATAGTGCGACTGATCTCAGGACCACATAGCGCGTGTTTGGTAGCATGCAAAAGGTTTACCATGCTCCATAAGACTTCCGATTCAGGTCCGCTGGAAACGTCTGAATTGACCGTTTTCTCACAGGCACCCCCGTTGGCACTGGGGGGAAAACATGGAGCGTGTGGTTCCTTTAAGGATATGTTCTGCTCACGCTCTTTAATCACATTCACCTCTTCTATTCTAATTAACACAAAGGTGCCCCAATTAAAAGTAAGCTTTATAAGAAAAAGATACAAACGATGATGTGAGTTCATTCCTACTTGTAGTTTTCTATTTATCGGACATAGACGAATAGATATGTATCTCCGTAATATTCTGTATATGTTCATATGTGTCATATTGTACTACACATGTTCATGTGTGCGGGTGTTTTGTTCAACCTCTTCCTCACCTACCCTCTCGATTATTTACTTCGTGAGTCTACCGTTTGGTCATAAGGTGTACATGAAAAATATATGGATCGATGATGTGGTTCCATGAGGTTGTTTGGTCATGAGGTGTACATGAAAAAGATATGGGTCGATGATGTGGTTCCATGAGGTTGCGGTTTCGCAGCCGACCCTTCCAAAGATTGGTATCATCTACTCCAACCTCCGGTGCATGAAATTGGGTCTTGGGGTGATGATCATAGTGTCCATGCGAAATATCTACCCGATGGTTATCAGTGCCGATGATGGTGGCTCATGTGGGTGTCGTTTCTCTTTTTGGAGGCGTCATCATGGATCATGTCCTCCTTCAGACCGGGTTCTAGATGAAAATCCATGGCATGGCTCGCTAGTCTGGATGGTAGTTGTGTTCCGGCGTCATTTCCTCCTTGGAGGCAGTTTCTTGGGAATGTTTAGCCTCATTGCCGCAATTGTGTGGTCCAAATTATCATTCTGTGAAGTGTGGTCTAGCGGTCATGTTCTGTCGATCTTCCCTTGGTGCTCATGTCATCACCTGCCATCCGTCTACTTGTGGGTTTCTCTTTTGGCAATAGTATGGCATCCTTCGAGCCAAGGGGGAGCCCTGGGGTCCCCTCTTTGCACGATAAGAATGGATCGTAAGGTGAGGTTACTCGTCCTTGGCTGAAGTAGATGTGGGTTTGATCTTCCGGTAGTGGCCTCCATAATGATCATGCATTTGCCTTGACTTGGATCAGAATTTGTTTCGGCCGTTTAGGGCTTCATGGACTCTTAAGTcattcatttttttttatttttctttgtttgcttgttaTGTGCTATGTCTTGTACgttgttctctttagctagtgtTTGTTTTCACCCTTCGTGTCTTTATCTATAAAATGAGACCAAAGGAGAGTGGggtttatgctctcaagaaggcatGTTTCCTCTATGTTAGaaatccaaaaataaaaatgaGTTACAAACATAAGAACTATAGTGTAGATATTAGAATGAGTCATGTTCTAGCAATTTTTGTGAAAAAAATGAATTTATTTGCAGTCAAAGTGGGAGCTAGCATTTGTCTATGAGATTCTATGACTTGTCGGCCCAAATGAGTAGAATGATTCAACGATTTTGCTAAGTAGAATCTATAATTTTACGGTTCTAAATGTTAAGATTCTACGGTTTGCGATCCTACCATAGAGGTTCCGATCTGATTAAAAATTATGATCCTGACAACATTGGGAGCTAGAATGATATTTTAGGATTTGAAAAAGGTGAATTGACTCTTCTTTTGCATTGCTCGCAATGACTTTTAATTTTCACGAAACTCAGAATCTGGAAACCGACTTGAGTCATTTACATGTGAGATCTTGTTTAAATTTCTATTTTTCAACAAATGCGCAAGCATTTTTTTTAAAGGAGCATGTGTTTTCCAGTTTTTTAATCTTAGTAGGAGAGCTGCTAACTCATCGAGAAAGTTTAAACTGATACTCTGTGCAGAACGCGTCCAAAGTCAGAACCAACGGTAAAAGGAGAAAAACCCAGAAGCTGGTAAACCTTGAGCGATTCCCTCTTGTTGATATTTCTTCCCTCCGTTCCCACAAGGACACAGGTGCCACAACCGGCTGCACTGGCACTGCATTTAAGGCCACCTCCACACCTACATCCACTCCCTCCCGCAAAGATCCAGAGCGACAGGACAGTGAGTGGCGCCGCGAGAGTGAGAGAGATCTCAGCCGGCCCTTCTCCGGCAATGCCTCCATGGGCAGCATcgctcgtgctgctgctgctgctcatccTCCTCCATGGGAGAGGAGGCCATGGCATCAACCTGGACATGGGGGCGGAGGTGCAGATGGACTCGGTGGCTCACCGGATGCTGCTGTCGGCGGCGAGCAGGGGGTACATCAGCTACGACGCGCTGAGGGGAGACGCGGTGCCGTGCTCAAGGCCCGGGGTGCCCTACTACAACTGCAGGATCAGCAAGACCGCCAACCCGTACACCAGGGGCTGCGAGAGCATCACCATGTGCAGGGATGCGGAAGGTAATTGATTAGCAAGCTGCTGGATCGAGTGGCTTCTTTGGATTGTACttctagtcttttttttttttggtattttgCTGGATCAGTAAGTGTGGTAAAGCTTTATGGATGAATTTTACATGCTTAAGGATCCCCACCTCGCTTTTTTTTAACATCGTGTGGAGGTGAACATATGTGTCAATGCATTATGTATGTAACGAGATTGGGTTCCAACTTTCAAGTTATATGTAGATCCTTGGACTGTGTCTGGGTGAGGTGCCACTGTTGATGAAACAATGCCAATTAATATTAAATTAACTGTCATAAGGGAAGAAAGATAACACTTTTACTTCCTAAATTTGGTGTGTTTCCAAACTTTTGCCTTGGTGAATTAGCCAGGGATGCTTCGATTTGCGATGGAAACTTCAAGACACTAGAGGTGTTTGCAAGTTCACTAATCGCAGAAAAGACTGATGATATAGCCTTCTTAATCATCGTATTATGTTTCTTGGGAGGAAAAGAACACTCAGTTTTATttgaattgcttaaaattcatctcTGAAATGGTGTCCGGCGGTGTGATGCACTTTAAGTAGCTTACCTATCAAGCTTAGAACGACGAACGAGCAAGGCTAAAAAATCGATAtctttcattacaactgcataacTGGCTTTCTAGTGCTCATCAATTCATCATTATATCCTAAAAGTTTTGATCTTACATAGCCTAAACACTAAAGGATTAAGATATCATCATTTGTTTTCATCAAATAAGATTCAACATTCCATATCAAGTTTTAAGATAACCGATTGTGCAAAAGGTTAAGCCGACACATTTCCATAATGGATTAAACAATAACCAAATTTCACTTGAGAACGACAGTATCCAGAGCCGCAGATAATAGTTAGTAGTATAGTCTCTTGTGAGAGAACATTGGTTGTACCAATATTATAGCACTGATTTGGTGCTCAGTCCAAGATTATAACCTTTTAAGGGAATTAAGATGCCAAGAGTCAAGAATTGTGGAAACATCACGGTGAAGTAGCTGCTACAAATCCCATCGATATTTCAGCTTCCTGAACCATCGAAAAAGGAAGGCAGAAAATAAGCCTGTACCTGACTAGCTGCATCCTGAAGTTGCCGAAAACTGCCTTCTTCAACTGAATTATCAGAAGAAAGAGACGACACGAAAGAGCATCCACCCCTACTGATGTGCCCAGTCAGGCAGTCATAGTATAACCTAACGACCTTCCATGCTTATTTTTCCTAAGCCCTCTATTTCAACCTCATAGTTCTCACGAAGTCCGGAGGATATGAAGCTCTTCTAGTCAATGTTTGTTGACCAAGTTGTTCTTTATCATTTATGGGCTGACCCGATTATTGCACTGCACTCGTACAAATTAGTCGGATAATTAAGCCACAAGGCAGACAAACATGCTCATAGCATGCCTAGAGTTTGCAGGAGTGGGAGGTATTCGATCGCGCGCACCCATGATTTTTTTCTccaaccgtttggttctggaggaaaCGGCGCGAAGCTCTGCTCTGTGTTTCAACCAgatgacattttggtccatggtgaagtcagaggcggagaatatcatgatggTCGGATtgaaggactagcaatggaggttccagTCTATGCACTGTTGAggagcttgcttggtgttccggactcGCAGGtacagtatgcaagtgggggcgacaacacgagtgaagttcagagtcttacatttcagggtgaaaatccaaggtctgaccttaattggttgtgcctagcaatggtCTTGTTGGACGCATTGTTTTGAGAACGAaggctatcttcagggtgaaaacctaagatctttgatcgggcgacgataacGCTTGTGCATCGTtcctttcttggaggcgtcgcttttgtagAGCCTGGAGTTCAGATGTTGTATTGGTGGTGGgtgtattgttgctgctagggcTAGAATACCGTAGTGGGACTTTTCTTTTCTTAGTTTCCTTTTCCTGTTTTTAGCAATGTGCATCCGTAGTACCATTacggtattgcgttgttgcagaggctgagtgtaattggtatttctcgatattaatatatttccgttATCAAAAAATAGTAAAAAAACATACTGTGGAATTTATTTTATGTATGTTACCCGTCATTCGTCAAGTTCCGTGCAAAAGCTCCAGATTGACTGAACTGACAATTTCTATCTGGATTGCATTCAGAAGTAGTGTTACTTGGTGAAGTTGAATCTCAATAGAGCTTTTGCTTCGGTAATTTCTGACAGGAGCTTAAGTGAGATCTTGAAGATATCGAAAACTTCATCCTTGTTATTGTATGGTGTTTCCTGATGTATATCGCTCTCCAATCTGCAATATTACCATGGCAGTAAGGGTCCATTTGGTTCCAAGCCACATATTATCAAGCCTAAATTTATCAAGTGTGGCAGCCACAAAAGTGTGGTTGGGTTTTTAGAAACCACAAAATGTGGTAAAAGTTGGCAAAAATATGCACTCTATGACAGGTTGGCAAAGTGTGGCAGCCCAAAGTGTGGCAAGAACCAAACATATACCAAATTGCCAAACTTTTGCTCGCAAAATGTGGTTGAAAACCAAACAACCCTTAAATCAATAAATGTATTTTTTTTAGGGGAAAGCCATCGGGCTAGTTTTATTCATGGCCCAACAAAGTACAGAAGGCATAATATACTCGCGAGTCTCTCCATCCCAGCTAACAACTGACTTAGACTCAAAAGAAGCTAATTAATGTGCTACTTGATTGGCTTCTCTAAAGCAATGATCAAACTAATAGAGCTAAAGCTGTAAGCCTTCATGAAGCATTCAACTAAGATAACAAGAGACTCCATACTTCAATCACTGCATTGCATGCTTGGATCAGACCCAAAGAATCGGATCCAATATTGGACCTTTGACACTCCTATATGTTCCAAGAATTTCAAGCCCTTCAATAGCACTAGTTCTTCCGCTGATGCAGCATCGAGTACATGATCCAAAGGGCATGCAAACCCTGCAATCGCTTCTCCTCTGTCGTTTCTCAGTACCACGCCTGCAGGCTGCAGCAATAGGTTTGGAGAATACAGCAAACGAAAAAAAGCTACAGAAAACGCACAAGCCACAGGTTCACAGCCCAAGAAAAAAGAAAGGCCGAAGGAAAACCTAATCCGAGTACAGAATTCTCGTCCAAAAAGTAAAAAGGCCCGGGCAGTAAGAAG contains:
- the LOC124698372 gene encoding rapid alkalinization factor 23-like, producing MPPWAASLVLLLLLILLHGRGGHGINLDMGAEVQMDSVAHRMLLSAASRGYISYDALRGDAVPCSRPGVPYYNCRISKTANPYTRGCESITMCRDAEGN